A stretch of DNA from Bacillus sp. NP157:
GACGGCGAGGTCAACCGGTCGCAAGAAGCTCCGGTTGACCTTGTTAGATAAACAAGATTTCACGACGGCTAGGCAAACCCGGTAGTACAGTAATGCTGCTCGGGGGAGCTGGCTTGTAGAGGACACGCACATGATGTCGAAGTCCCTGCTGTTGATTGCCGCCTGCGCCGCCGCAGGCATGTCCGGTTTCGTTGGCGCCGCCGAGCGGCCCACCCCGTTGCCCGACCAGAAAGGTGTCGTCGCCGACGCGCTGCGACCATGCCCCTCGTCGCTCGAGCGTTTTTTGCCGGCGGACTATTACTTCTGCGATGCCGCGCGTGACTACTGGAGTGGCCGTGACGGCGCCACCCGCGAGTCCCTGAAAGACGCTGCCGCCTGGGCGAGCAAGCCCGCGCAGTACGCCCTCGGGATCATGTATTACAACGGCGACCACGCGGAGAAGAACCGCGCACTGGGCCTGGCCTGGCTCGGCCTCGCCGTCGAGCGGCACAATCCCGAATACGAAGCGGCGTTCAAGGACGCCTACGCCCACGTGTCGCGCGATGAGCTGGCCCAGGCCAACGTCTACTGGAACGACCTGAAGAAGAAGTACAGCGACGACGTGGCGGCACCGCGTGCCGAACGGCGATTCAACCGCGCCTACGACGAGCTGTCCTACGCGATCAACTTCGGTGGTTCCGTGTTCATCGACGGCGTGGGCGGCCTGCCCATGACCGATGGTGCGGTCATCGCCGACGAGGCCATGGGCACGTCCGGCTTCAACATCGGGCGAACCCTGCAGAGCCGCAAGGCAAGCGTGCTCGCCGGCTGGAAAGAGAATGTCTACGTCGGCGACGCGCAACTCGTACCGGTGGGACAGGTTGTCCAGCGTAGTCCGTCGCCGACCGCGCAGTAAGGCGGTTCGCATGTAGTCGTCAGCTCGCCGGCGGCGCCGCACGCATCAGCGTCAGCGCGCAAGCGAGAGTTACCCATCCCAGGCACAGGAGTCACCACGCATGGCACGGAAGTTGAAATCGTTGTGGGTTGCCGTCGCGGCAAGCGTCACGCTCGCCGCCTGTTCACACGCTAACCGGCCGCAGCCGTTGCCGGGGCAGGAGGTCACCGTCCGGGCCGTGCTCGCCGGGTGCGCGGGTGGCCTGGAGCATTTCCTGCCAGGTCCGTACTACTTCTGCGAAGGCGCATCGCACTTCTGGGGTGGGTCCTTCGGCATGGCGC
This window harbors:
- a CDS encoding SEL1-like repeat protein, which produces MMSKSLLLIAACAAAGMSGFVGAAERPTPLPDQKGVVADALRPCPSSLERFLPADYYFCDAARDYWSGRDGATRESLKDAAAWASKPAQYALGIMYYNGDHAEKNRALGLAWLGLAVERHNPEYEAAFKDAYAHVSRDELAQANVYWNDLKKKYSDDVAAPRAERRFNRAYDELSYAINFGGSVFIDGVGGLPMTDGAVIADEAMGTSGFNIGRTLQSRKASVLAGWKENVYVGDAQLVPVGQVVQRSPSPTAQ